One genomic window of Gossypium hirsutum isolate 1008001.06 chromosome D11, Gossypium_hirsutum_v2.1, whole genome shotgun sequence includes the following:
- the LOC107963369 gene encoding tubulin-folding cofactor A — MATVRNLKIKTSTCKRIVKELHSYEKEVEREAAKTADMKEKGADPYDLKQQENVLAESRMMVPDCHKRLEASLADLKATLAELEEANEKEGPEFEDARSTITEVEKLFQTTEA; from the exons ATGGCAACAGTTCGAAATCTGAAAATCAAGACATCGACTTGCAAACGAATTGTTAAAGAGCTTCACTCATATGAGAAGGAAGTTGAAAGAGAAGCTGCTAAAACAGCTGACATGAAAGAGAAAGGAGCTGACCCTTATGACCTAAAGCAAcag GAAAATGTGCTGGCTGAATCAAGGATGATGGTCCCTGATTGTCACAAGCGGCTAGAGGCTTCATTAGCTGACCTTAAAGCAACTTTG GCTGAATTGGAGGAAGCGAATGAGAAGGAAGGCCCTGAATTCGAAGATGCTCGCAGCACCATAACCGAAGTTGAAAAGTTGTTTCAAACAACAGAGGCTTAG
- the LOC107963352 gene encoding uncharacterized protein produces MDPQAFIRLSIGSLGLRIPGPALKSSKAGIHAFSAPCSCEIRLRGFPVQTTPIPLVSSSEVTPDIHSIATSFYLEESDLKALLTPGCFYNYHAYLEITVFMGRKGTHFGVGVKRQQIGTFKLAVGPEWGEGKPVILFNGWIGIGKNKHENGKPGAELHLRVQLDPDPRYVFQFEDVTMLSPQIVQLQGSVKQPIFSCKFSRDRASQVDLLNAYWPGSADNLDIETGRRERKGWKVKIHDLSGLAVAAAFITTPFVPSTGCDWVAKSNPGAWLILRPDVVRPESWLPWGKLEAWRERGIRDAVCCRFHLLSEAQDGAEVLMSEIRISAEKGGEFFIDTDRLMRQAPTPIPSPQSSGDFSALSPISGGFVMSCRVQGEGKNSKPLVQLAMRHVTCIEDAAIFMALAAAVDLSIEACKPFRRKFRRGSRGSRHSL; encoded by the exons ATGGATCCTCAGGCTTTCATTAGGTTGTCAATAGGCTCACTAGGTCTGAGGATTCCTGGTCCAGCCCTGAAATCATCAAAAGCTGGAATTCATGCATTCTCTGCCCCATGTTCATGTGAGATACGACTCCGAGGTTTCCCTGTCCAAACAACACCAATTCCTTTAGTATCCTCCTCCGAAGTTACACCTGATATTCACAGTATTGCCACTAGCTTTTATTTAGAAGAGTCTGATTTGAAGGCTTTGCTAACACCTGGCTGTTTCTATAACTACCATGCTTATTTGGAGATCACTGTCTTCATGGGGAGAAAGGGCACGCATTTTGGTGTCGGAGTCAAGAGACAGCAGATTGGGACATTCAAGTTGGCGGTGGGTCCTGAATGGGGTGAAGGGAAGCCAGTTATTCTTTTCAATGGATGGATCGGGATCGGTAAAAACAAGCATGAAAATGGAAAACCAGGAGCAGAACTTCATTTGAGAGTACAACTAGATCCTGATCCAAGATATGTATTCCAGTTTGAAGATGTGACGATGTTAAGTCCTCAGATTGTACAGCTCCAAGGTTCTGTAAAACAACCGATTTTCAGTTGCAAATTCAGTCGAGACAG GGCATCACAGGTTGACCTATTAAACGCTTACTGGCCAGGTTCTGCTGACAATTTAGACATAGAGACCGGTAGAAGAGAGAGGAAAGGATGGAAGGTGAAGATACATGATCTGTCCGGCTTGGCTGTTGCGGCAGCCTTCATAACCACTCCCTTTGTGCCATCAACAGGTTGTGATTGGGTTGCCAAGTCCAACCCGGGAGCTTGGTTGATTCTTCGTCCTGATGTTGTGAGGCCAGAGAGCTGGTTACCTTGGGGAAAACTTGAGGCATGGCGTGAGCGTGGCATCAGAGACGCCGTATGctgccgatttcacctcttgtCTGAAGCTCAAGACGGAGCAGAGGTTCTCATGTCTGAGATACGTATTAGCGCTGAAAAGGGTGGGGAATTTTTTATCGACACCGATAGATTAATGCGGCAAGCACCAACTCCTATACCAAGTCCACAAAGCAGTGGAGACTTTTCAGCACTAAGTCCGATCTCTGGTGGCTTTGTAATGAGCTGCAGAGTCCAAGGGGAAGGTAAGAACAGCAAGCCATTAGTGCAACTGGCCATGCGACACGTGACATGCATAGAAGATGCTGCCATCTTCATGGCCCTTGCGGCAGCCGTTGACTTAAGCATCGAGGCATGCAAGCCTTTCCGAAGAAAGTTTAGGAGAGGCTCCCGAGGCTCTCGCCATTCTTtatga
- the LOC107904351 gene encoding cytochrome P450 89A2: MEIWFLILLLLSSSLLFKAFFNFFSSSKTVRHTLPPSPSSFPIISSLLWARKSLLQNEQSLRHLSRTLGPMVTLHVGPFPSIFVFDRSLAHQALIQNGSLFSDRPKSLPANMIMDSNQHNISAASYGPTWRLFRRNLTSEILHPSRIKSYSLARKWVLGILFGVLQQKAKSGESVEVLVHFQYAMGCLLVLMCFGDKLSQQQIEEIGAVHRRVLNGFARFNVLNLWPRVVTKILLRKRWDQLFQLRKELDDALIPLIRERKKAKDERLSNKGSDDYELAYVDTLLDLELPEEKRKLDEAEMVTLASEFINAGTDTTSTALQWIMANLVKYPYIQDRLFLEIKGVVGDYVEEIEEEDLQKMPYLKAVILEGLRRHPPAHFVVPHCVTEDTVLGGYLIPKNGMINFMVADMGWDPKVWEDPMAFKPERFINNAGGGEVFDITGSREIKMMPFGVGRRICPGLGLALLHLEYLVANLIWKFEWKAMDGDDISLEEKHEFTIVMKTPLMAHISPRKS; this comes from the coding sequence ATGGAAATTTGGTTCCTTATCCTTCTCTTACTCTCCAGTTCTCTTCTTTTCAAAgccttcttcaacttcttttcctCTTCGAAAACTGTTCGTCACACTCTTCCTCCGTCACCTTCCAGTTTTCCGATCATCAGCAGCTTATTATGGGCCCGCAAATCCCTCTTACAAAACGAACAAAGCCTCCGTCACCTCAGCCGAACACTTGGTCCAATGGTCACTCTCCATGTCGGTCCTTTTCCTTCCATCTTTGTCTTCGATCGTTCCCTAGCTCACCAGGCTTTAATCCAAAATGGCTCCTTGTTTTCAGACCGACCCAAATCTCTCCCTGCTAACATGATCATGGACAGCAACCAACATAACATCAGCGCCGCTTCTTATGGCCCTACATGGCGGCTCTTTCGACGGAACTTGACTTCGGAGATCCTCCATCCGTCACGTATAAAGTCGTATTCTCTTGCACGAAAATGGGTTTTGGGGATTCTTTTTGGGGTTTTACAACAAAAGGCTAAAAGTGGAGAATCAGTTGAGGTTTTGGTTCATTTTCAATATGCTATGGGTTGTTTGTTGGTTTTGATGTGTTTTGGTGACAAACTTAGTCAACAACAGATTGAAGAGATTGGTGCTGTTCATCGAAGGGTGTTGAATGGTTTTGCGAGATTCAATGTGCTTAACTTATGGCCTAGAGTAGTGACCAAGATTTTGCTTCGTAAGCGGTGGGATCAGTTGTTTCAGCTACGCAAGGAACTTGATGATGCATTGATCCCTTTgataagagaaagaaagaaagctaaAGATGAAAGATTGAGTAACAAGGGAAGTGATGATTATGAGTTGGCATATGTTGATACTTTGTTGGATTTGGAATTACCAGAGGAGAAAAGGAAACTTGATGAAGCTGAAATGGTCACCTTGGCCTCGGAGTTTATCAATGCTGGTACTGATACAACCTCCACAGCTTTGCAATGGATTATGGCAAATTTGGTGAAATACCCTTATATTCAAGATAGATTGTTCCTTGAAATCAAAGGTGTTGTGGGAGATTATGTGGAAGAAATCGAAGAAGAGGATTTGCAAAAGATGCCATATTTGAAAGCAGTGATTTTGGAAGGGCTAAGAAGGCACCCACCAGCACACTTTGTGGTGCCACATTGTGTGACTGAAGACACTGTCTTGGGAGGATACTTGATCCCAAAAAATGGAATGATCAATTTCATGGTGGCAGATATGGGGTGGGATCCAAAGGTGTGGGAGGATCCAATGGCATTTAAGCCTGAGAGGTTCATTAACAATGCTGGTGGGGGGGAAGTGTTTGATATAACAGGGAGTAGGGAGATTAAGATGATGCCATTTGGAGTAGGGAGAAGAATCTGCCCTGGACTTGGCTTGGCTTTGCTTCATCTCGAGTATTTAGTGGCtaatttgatttggaaatttgaATGGAAAGCCATGGATGGAGATGACATCAGCTTGGAGGAGAAACATGAATTCACCATTGTGATGAAGACGCCATTGATGGCCCACATCTCACCGAGGAAGAGCTAA